TCGTCGGCGTAAATCTCCATCGTGGCCGCGACGTCTCGCGCGGCGTCCGCGCGGGCGAGCGCGTCGTCCCCCCGGCGGATCGCCTCGGCGACGGCGGGGTCGACAGGCTCCGCCGCGGCGAAGAGGGGCATGCCGGCGGCGACAACGCAGAGTGCGGCAAGGATCGAGCGCATCGGTTTCCTCCGAATCGACCGCGACGCTACCCCAATCGCCGCGGTGTCGCAACGAACCCGTGCCGGAGTCGCGCCGTAGCTCGCTGAGGAGGCTACGCCGAAGCGAGCGAAGGCGGACCCGTCGCGCCGTAGCTCGCTGAGGCGGCTACGCCGAAGCGAGCGAAGGCGGATGGCACGCGAGTTGCTCCCTTCGTCTCAGGAGGAACCGCATGAAATTCGCCGGTCTGTACCTGCTCGGCTACGTCATCCTGATCGCGGGGATCATCGCCGCGTTCTGGAAGACGGGAGTGATTCAGCGCATCGGCGCCGGGTGGACCGCGATCGGGGTGGTCATCGCGATCGGCCTCGGCATCATGATCGCGGTCGCCAACAGCGGCCGGAAAGAGAACATCTCGATCGAGAAGTGATCCGCGCGAAGGGGCGTTCCGTGAAGGACCGCGCCGCGGGGGAGTGAAAACCGTTCCCGCCGCGCCGCCGTGAGCCGGGGCGAACGGACGACCCGCTTGAACCATTTGGCCGCTCCGGGAACGGGGTCGACCTCGTGGTCGCGCCGCAGCGCCGACAGCAGCCATTCGTTGCGCGGGTCCCCGCGCTCGACGAGATAGACGGGGACGCCGTGGTCGAGCTCGCGGTCGAGGAACGCGATCAGGCGCTCCGCCTCGAACGGAAGGGACGCGATCTCGGGGGCGGAAACCGAGTGCGCCGCCCATCCGGGGTGCGAGTTCTGCGACTTTGGGAAGGAGATGAACCGCAGGCGCGGGTCGCCGTCGGCGTAGTAGTCGAACGGGGGACGGCCCAGCCCGAGCGTCACGATGTCGACGTGGGCTCCCGGCGGCACGACCGCCTGCAGCCGGCGGACGATCACCTCCTCCCAGCGGCGCCCGCGCGGGCCGGGTCCCGGGCGCCACTGCGGAACGACCGTCCAGAGACCGACGGCGAGCAGCGCGGGGATCGGAAGGTATCCGCGGCGCCACCTCGAGACCGCCGCGGCGACGAGAACGGCCAGACCGATCTCGGCGACGACCTCGCTCCGGCCGACGAGGGCGACCGGGCGATCGACGGCCGCGAGCGCCACTTCGAGGGCGAGGAACCCCGGCCAGAGGGCGAGCGCCGCCCACACGAGGAAGCGGCGATCCGCCGGGCGCCCGCGGCGCTCGCGGCTCCGGCGGCGGAAGGCCGCGCCGAGCGCGATCCCGAGCACGATGGCGGCACCGGCGATCTCGCGAGGCCCGACGTCGGGCAGGATCCTTCCTTTCATGGGGGGATAGGGCTTGCGCCACCCGGGAAGGGAGACGCGGGAAGAAGCGGCGAGCGGGGCCCAGACGGGAACGCGCCCCCAGATCTTCCGGATGTAGTCGGCCGCGCCGCGGTCGAGGTGCAGCGCGCCCGCGAGCCATACCGCCGAGATCGCGGCGACGGCCGCGAACAGGAGCGCCGACCGCAACCGCTCCTTCCGGGTCGGGGCCGAGACGATCGCGGCGCAGGCGATCCCGCCCGCGGCGACGCCGCCGTAGAAATGCGTCGAGGCGCACGCGACTCCCGCCGCGAGCAGGGCGAGGAGCGATCCGCGGGATCCGACGCGGCGGTCGCGGACGACCGTCCAGAGGAGGAGCGCCACGAAGAAGGCGAGCATGCCGTACGGTTTCGCCTCGCTTCCCTGGTCGATCTGGACGGTCGAGAACGCGACCAGCACCGCCGCCGCGGCGGCCGCGGCGCCGCCGAACGCCTCCCGAACGGCGGCCGCCGTCAACGCGACCGCCGCCGTCCCGGCGACGACCGAGAGCGACTTCAGGCCGGACGCACCGTCGCCGAAGCACGCGCACCAGAGCTTGAGCAGCGCGTAGTAGAGCGGCGGATGCGCCTCGTGCCGAATCGCCGGAAGCAGCGTACGCCACGAGTGCCGGACCAGGTTCCCCGCCAGGAACTCGTCGAACCAGAGGATCTTGACGTAGGCGGCCGAAACCCGGATCAGCAGGCCGGCGAGGACGGCCGCGACGATCGCGACGTCCCACGCGGCGTCTCGCTCGCCGCCCGCCGCCGCGCGGCGGGGGCCGCCGTCAGCCGCGGGCGCGCTTGCGGTTCGATCCACCGAGAATCTTTCTCAGATATTGCCCGGTGAACGATTCCCGCACGTCGGCGAGGTCCTCGGGGGTCCCCTCCGCGAGGAGCCGCCCCCCTCCCTCCCCTCCCTCGGGGCCGAGGTCGATGATCCAGTCCGCCGTCTTGATCACGTCGAGGTTGTGCTCGATCACGATGACCGTGTTCCCCTTGTCCGTGAGGGAGTGGAGCACCGAGAGGAGCTTGTGGATGTCGTCGAAGTGCAGCCCGGTCGTCGGCTCGTCGAGGAGATAGAGCGTCCGGCCCGTCGACCGCTTGGCGAGCTCCCGGGCGAGCTTGATCCGCTGCGCCTCGCCTCCGGAGAGGGTCGTCGCCGGCTGGCCGAGCGTGATGTAGCCGAGGCCCACGTCGGTCAGGGTCCCGCAGATGTTCGCCACCGGCGGCACGTTGCGGAAGAGCTCGTACGCCTGCTCGACCGTGAGGGCGAGGATGTCGGCGATCGACTTTCCCTTGTAGGCGACCTGGAGGGTCTCCCGGTTGTAGCGCTTCCCTCCGCAGACGTCGCACGTGACGTAGATGTCGGGAAGGAAGTGCATCTCGATCTTGATCTGGCCGTCGCCCGCGCACGCCTCGCAGCGTCCTCCCTTGACGTTGAACGAGAACCGTCCGGGCGCATAGCCGCGCGCCCGCGCCTCGGGGGTCTTCGACATCAGGTCGCGGATCGCGTTGAACACGTTCGTGTACGTCGCCGGATTGCTCCGGGGCGTTCGCCCGATCGGGCTCTGGTCGATGTCGATGACCTTGTCGATCTCGGCGATGCCGTCGATCCGGTCGTGGCGCCCCGGCTTCTCCGACGAGGCGTACAGCGCGCGCGCGAGCGCCGGGTAGAGGATGTCGTTGACGAGAGTCGACTTCCCGGAGCCGGAGACGCCCGTGACGCACGTGAACACGCCGAGCGGGAACCTCACGTCGATGCCCTTCAGATTGTGCTCGCGCGCCCGGCGAATCGCGAGCGCCTTCCCCTTGCCCGGCCGCCGCAGCATCGGAACGGGGATCTGGAGCTCCCCGGAAAGGTACTTCCCCGTGAGAGATCGCGGGAACTTCGGGATGTCCTCCGGGGCGCCCGACGCGACGATCTCGCCGCCGTGGATCCCGGCGCCCGGGCCGAGATCGAGCACGTGGTCGGCCGCCCGGATCGTCTCCTCGTCGTGCTCGACGACGAGCACGGTGTTGCCGAGGTCGCGCATCGAGAGGAGCGTGTCGATGAGGCGCCGGTTGTCGCGCTGATGGAGCCCGATCGACGGTTCGTCGAGGACGTAGAGGACGCCGGTCAGCTTCGACCCGATCTGGGTCGCCAGATGGATGCGCTGGGATTCCCCTCCCGAAAGCGTCGCCGCGGTCCGCGAGAGGTTGAGATACCCGAGGCCGACGTTGTTCATGAACCCGAGCCGGTCGCGGATCTCCTTCAGGATCTTCCCCGCGATCTCGAGCTCGCGGGGCGAAAGCGCCAGCCCCTCGAACCAGCCGATCGCGTCGCCGATGGTGAGGTCGCCGATCTCGTCGATCGAGCGCGCCTCGATCCGGACGGCCAGCGCCTCGGGCTTGAGTCGCCGCCCGCGGCATTCGGGGCACTCGTTGACCGACATGTATCGCTCGAGCTCGGCGCGGTGGTCGGGGTTCTCCGTCTCGCGGTAGCGCCGCTCGATCATCGGGATCAGCCCCTCGTAGGCGGAACGCCAGTTGTAGGCCCCCTTCTCGGCGACCCACGAGAAGTTGATCTCGTCGCCCCCCGAGCCGTAGAGGATCACCTCTCGCGCCTTCTTCGGCAGGGCCTCGAATTTCTGGTCGAGCGAGAACTTGTAGTGGCGGGCCAGCTGCTTCATCTGACGGTTGCGCCAGTTCGTCGAGCCGGGCTTCAACAACGCGATCGCGCCCGCGTTGATCGACCGGGCCGGCTCGGCGACGAGCCGCTCCGGGTCCGCCTTCAGGATCGTGCCGAGGCCCGAGCACTTCGGGCACGCGCCGTAAGGGGAATTGAACGAGAAGAGCCGGGGCGTGATCTCCGACAGCGACGTCCCGCAATCGGGGCAGGCGTAGTTGGCCGAGAGCACGTCCTCCGAACCGTCGGCCTTGAGCAGGACGACGACGCCGCCCGAGACGCGGAGCGCCGTCTCGATCGAGTCGGCCAGGCGCCTGGCGTACTCGGCGTCGGCCGCCCCCTTCGCGACCAGCCGGTCGACGACGACCTCGATCGTGTGCTTCTTCTGCTTGTCGAGCTCCGGCGGGGCCTCGAGGTCGACGACCCGCCCGTCCACGCGCGCGCGCAGGAAGCCTTCGCGGACCATCTGCGCCATCTGTTTCTTGTATTCGCCCTTCTTGCCGACGACGTGAGGGGAGAGGATCGAAAAGCGCGTCCCTTCCGGGAGCCGGAGCGCCCGGTCGATCATCTCCTGCGCGGTCTGCGCGGCGATCGGCCGGCCGCACTTCGGGCAGTGGGGCTTCCCGATCGAGGCGTAGAGGAGCCGGAGATAGTCGTAGATCTCGGTGACCGTCCCGACCGTGGAGCGGGGATTCTTCGACGTCGCGCGCTGGTCGATCGAGATCGCCGGCGAGAGGCCCTCGATCGAGTCGACGTCCGGCTTCTCCATCTGCTCGAGGAATTGCCGGGCGTAGGCGGACAGCGACTCGACGTACCGCCGCTGCCCTTCCGCGAAGATCGTGTCGAAGGCGAGGGAGGACTTCCCCGAGCCCGAGACGCCCGTCAGGACGACGAGGCGGTCCCGGGGGACGTCGACCGAGAGGTTCTTGAGGTTGTGCTGTCGTGCGCCGCGGATCCGAAGAGCGTCCATCCGACCCATCTTATCGGGAGAGGACGCCCGCGTCGAAGAGAGGGGAAAGGCCCTCCGGCGCCGGCCCGGGGGAGGCCGGGGGACCGGCCCGGCGCGAGAGCCCGGAGGAACGAATAGATATTTATCCTGTCATTTATGAATTCTGTGGTATTTTCTGCTTTACATTACGGCATTCAACGTCTATTCTTCGTCGGCCATGCACGTCCTCGATGCCCTGGACCGCACGATACTCCGCCTCCTCCAGGACGACGGGGCGATCACCAACGCCGAGCTCGCCGCGCGGATCGGCCTGACGCCGACGCCGACGCTCGAGCGCGTCCGGAAGCTCGAGCGCGAGGGGTTCATCCGCAAGTACGTCGCCCTCGCCGACCAGGCGAAGCTCGGAAAGCCGGTCACGGCGTTCGTCTCCGTCATCATGAAATCTCACGGTCAGCAGACCTCCGATGCCTTCCGCAAGGCGGTCGCCCGCCTGCCCGAGGTCCTCGAGTGCCATCACATCGCCGGGGAGGAGGACTTCCTCCTGAAGGTCGTCGCCGGCTCGCCCACCGACTACGAGCGCTTCGTGCTCGAGCGGCTCACGAAAATCGCCGGCATCGAGAAGGTCAAGACGACGTTCGTCCTCTCCTCCCCCAAGCTCGAGACGAAGATTCCCGTCGACGCGGCCGAGGAGAAGTAGCCGATGCTCCCGCTCTGGAACTTCGGCCTGCTGGCCTTCACTTCCCTCTTCACCGTCATCAACCCGATTTCGGCCGCGCCGATCTTCGTCGGGATGACGGGCGACAAGTCCGCCGCGGAGCGAAGGAAAGCCGCGCTCAAGTCGAGCCTGGCCGCCGGCGCTACCCTCCTGCTCTTCGAGGCCGCGGGGGGTCTCATCTTCTCCTTCTTCGGAATCACGGTTCCCGCCTTCCAGATCGCGGGAGGCGTCCTCTTCACGATGATCTCGATCCGGACGCTCAACAACGGCCGCGAGGAGGTCGAGGCGGAAGCGGCCGGAGCCGATCCGTCGATCGTCCCGCTCGCGATTCCGACGATCGCGGGTCCCGGCGCGATCTCGACCGTCATGGCGCTCGTCGGCCAGGCGCCGAACTATCGGCACCGGATCGCCCTCGCCGGCGCGATCGGCGCCGCGATCGCGATCACGTGGCTCGTGCTCCTGGCGGCGCCGTGGATCGTCGAGAGGATCGGGCGAACGGGCCAGCGGATCGTGGCGAAGATCATGGGGCTGATCACGTGCGTCATCGGTGTTCAATTCGTGATCAACGGGATCACGCCGGTGCTCGCCGGCATCATCAAAAGCGCCCGATAGCCGAAGAGCCGAGAGCAAGATTTTGAAAGTTTTCAGGGCCAGATCCGGCTCGGCGGCCGCGCGGCCGCTTTCCTTCTCGCCTGAGAGTAAATAGACTGACGAAGCGAAGGAGATCATTCATGGCAAAGCGACTGCTTCTGGCGGCGGTGGTGACGCTCGCGGCCGCCGCTTCCTCACGAGCGGCGTACAACTCGTGGACCTCGCACGGTCCGGAAGGGGGACAGATCACCGCGATCGCGGTCGATCCGGCGCACCCGGGGACCGTCTACGCCGGAACGGCTTTCGCCGGCGTCTTCAAGAGCGAAGACGGCGGCAGGGACTGGACGATCGTCAGCACGGGGCTTACCGACCTCCACGTCCACGCGCTCGCGATCGATCCCAAGAACGGCGCCACGCTCTACGCCGGCACCCTCGAGGGCGTCTACAGGACGACCAACGGCGGGACGAACTGGACGCAGATCAACTCCGGCCTCAAGAAGAACGCGGTCGTGTTCTCGATCGCGATCGATCCGTCGGATCCCCGCACGGTCTACGTCGGCACCAACGGCGACGACGTCTGGAAGACGACCGACGGGGGAGCGAAATGGCTCCCCGCGAGCACGGGACAGAGCTACGGCGTCGTCACCGCCATGGCGATCGACCCCGTCACTCCTCAGATCCTCTACGCCGCGACGTTTTCCGGCGCGTACAAGACGACCGACGGCGGCAAATCGTGGAAGGCGATCAACCGGGGCCTGACGGCGCAGGACATGTTCGCGATCGCCGTCGACCCCCACGCCCCCTCGACGGTCTACGCCGGCACGGGGCTCGGCGGCGCGTTCCGGACGACCGACGCGGGCGAGCACTGGGAGCCGATCAACTCCGGCCTCCCGAGCGCTCTCGTGCAGGCGCTCGCCGTCGACCCGTCCCTGGCGCAGACGATCTACGCCGCCAACGGCACGAACGGGATCCTGAAGAGCGTCGACGGGGGCCTGCACTGGAAGCCGATCAACTTCGGCCTTTCGCGACGCCTCGTCCAGACGCTCCTCCCCGACCCGGCGACGCCGGGAACGCTCTACGCGGGAACCGGGAGCGACGGCGTCTTCAAGACGAGCAACGGCGGACGGCGCTGGGAGGCGACGAATTCCGGCCTCACCGGGGCGAGCATCGGCTCGCTCGCGATCGACCCGCGCGACTCGACCACGCTCTACGCGGGGACGCTGGGCGGCGGCATCCACAAGAGCACCGATGCGGGCGCCCGCTGGACCCCGATCAACGCCGGAATTCCCAACAACAGCTACGTCTTCGCGCTCGTCGTCGATCCCGCCGACCCGGCCGTGCTCTACGCGGGGACGGCGAGCGACGGGATCTTCAAGACGACCAACGGCGGGAAGGACTGGTCGATCACGAACCGGCAGAACGAGAGCCGGAACGTGCACTGCATCGTGATCGATCCGCAGAATCCCGCCGTCCTGCGCGCCGGCACGACCCTCGGCGGGGTCTACAAGAGCACCGACGGGGGGCGGACCTGGACGGTCCTGAATTCCGGCCTCACGAACACGGACGTCCTCACGCTGTCGCTCGATCCCCGCGACGACCAGACGCTCTACGCCGGCACCAACGAAGGAGGCGTCTTCAAGACGGTCGATGGCGGCCTCCACTGGAAGGGCGTCAACGTCGGCCTCCCGCGGGGCGCCGTCATTTTCGCGCTCGCCATCGACCCGAAGAAGCCCGACGTCCTCTACGCCGGGACGCAGGAGGGCGTCTTCCGTTCGAAGAGCGGCGGATCGAGCTGGGCGGCGGTCAACATCGGCCTGACCGACACGAACGTGTTCGGTCTCGCGATCGACCCCGTCAACCCCGACACGCTGTATGCGGGGACGCAGCACGGCGTCTTTCGAACCTCGAGCGGCGGCAGCTCCTGGGCGGAGTTCGACCACGGTATGGGACCGAGCGTTGTCCGGACGCTCGCGATCGAGAAAGAAGGGCGCTTCCTGCTCGCCGGGACGGAGCAGGGCGTTTTCGACTTCCAGTTCGTCGCGCAGGCGAGGCCGCAGGCCGCTGCCGACGGCGCGGCCGCCGTCGGCGGGGGCGGAACGAACTAGCCCCCGGAAGAGAGTCGCGAGCCGCCCGTCGTTCGGCTCCCAGACGGCCCCGGGCGGGTTCACCGCCGGATCCTCGTTCTTCGAAGCCCGACGAGAAGCTCGGCCCCGGCGGCCCGACTCGCGACGGACCTCCTACGGACTGCCCGGCGGCTCCCCCGGCGCGATCGACGCCTCCGGCATCGGCGCGTGGACCGTGCAGTACCGGACGGGTGCCGTCCCCGAGAGGAACACCTCGGTCATCGTCTGCGGGCAGAATGGCGTGACGAGCATCCCCGTCTCGGGGTCGATCTCCGCCGTGACGATGTCGGCGGGCGCCGGGAAGGTCTCCGACAGCAGGTTCGAGGGCACCCCTTTGATGAAGTCGGCGAAGATCGGGACGGCGGCCTGCGATCCGGACAGGTTGAGCCCCCGGTTGTCGTCGAAACCCACCCACACCGCGGCGAGGATCTTGGGTGAGAAACCGATGAACCACGCGTCGCGGCCGTCGTTGGTCGTTCCGGTCTTCCCCGCGAGCACCCCCCGGACGCCGCGCGACCGCACGCCGCCGCCCGTGCCGCGGTTGACGACTCCCTGCATCAGCGAGTCGACGAGGAACACGGCGTCCGGAGGCAGCACGCGCTTGAGCGGCGTCTCGCGACGCTCGAGGATCTTCCCGCTCGCGTCGGTGACCCCGGCGATCGCGTTCGGCTCGACGCGCACCCCCTCGTCGGCGAGCGCGCAGTAGGCGGAGGCGATCTCCATCGGCGAGATCTCGAACGCTCCGAGCGCGAGCGACGGGTAACCCCGGAGCCGCGAGGAAATCCCGGCCGCCCGCGCCGCGGCGACGACCGTGTCGAGCCCCGTCCGCACCGCGACGCGCACCGTCGGCACGTTGACCGACATCTCGAGCGCCCGGCGCGCGGAGATCGGTCCCCGGTACTGGTTATCGTCGTTGTGCGGCGTCCAGCGCTCGTTCTCCTCCCCTTTCCCCCAAACGAGCGTGATCGGCGCGTCGAGGAGGATGCTCGCCGGCGTGATCGGCTCCGGGAGGTCGCGCCGGGAGAACGCGGCGAGATACACGAACGGCTTGAAGAGCGATCCCGGCTGCCGGTGAGCCTGCGTCACCCGGTTGAACTGCGAGAGCGCATAGTCGCGGCCGCCGACGAGCGCCTTGACCGCGCCGGTGCCGGGATCGATGACGATGAGCGCCCCCTGGAGCGGCCCGTGCGCCGACGCGATCCGCAGCCGCCGGTACGTCTTTTCGAGGTTCGCGAGCCCGTCGGTGACCGACTTCTGCGCGCGCTGCTGCAGGTCGACGTCGAGCGTGGTGAAGATCTGGAGGCCTTCGGTGCCGAGCTTCTCTCCGTATTTCTCCTGAAGCTGGTTCTCGACGAAGTTGACGAAGTGCGGCGCCTGCACGCGGGCGGGCGGCCGCGTCGACGGCGTCAGCGGTTCGGCGGCCGCGCGGTCGAACTGGTCCCTGTCGATCCGGCCGGCGTCGAGCATCATCCGCAGGAGCGCGTCGCGGCGTGCGCGGCACCGCTCCGGATAACGGAAGGGATTGAAGCGTCCGGGCGACGCGATCATCCCGGCGAGCGCCGCCGATTCGGCGACGTCGAGATCGGAGACGTTCTTGCCGAAGTAGTACCGGGACGCCTCTCCGACGCCGGTGATCGAGATCGCGCCGCGCTGGCCGAGATAGATCTCGTTCAGGTACGCCTGGAGGATCTCCTCCTTCGAGTAGGAGGCGTCGAGGATGACCGCCATCATCGCCTCGACGACCTTCCGCTTGATCGTCCGCCGCGGCGAGAGATACAGGTTCTTGACGAGCTGCTGCGTCAGCGTCGAGCCTCCCTGCGATGCCGAGCCGTGGCGCACGTCGTTGACGAGCGCGGCGGCGATGCGTCGGAGCGAAACCCCGCCGTGGCGGTAGAAGTCGCGGTCCTCCCGCGTGAGGATGGCGTCGATCAGCGGCTTCGAAACGTCGGAAAGACGCACGAGCGTGCGGTCCTCGAGCTTCTTGTCGAAGACCGAGCCGAGGAGCTCCGGCTCGACGACGACGGACGAGACCTGGTCGCCGTCGAGCGTCGTGATCGAGCGGATCTTCCCCGCCGCGAAGTCGATCCGCACGGGGAAGCCTTCGAACCTCCGCCCGATGTCGGAAAACGAATGGAGCCAGACCTCGACCGCGTTCTTCGCGGCGTGGTACTGCCCGGCGTGCTCCGGCGCTCCGTCGACCGGGGCGTAATAGAGCCGGCCGAGCTTCTCGACGAGCGCGTCGGGCGTAAGCTCGAGACCGGGCGCGAGCGTCTCGACGTCGGAATAGATGCGCGACGGCAGGTTCCAGCGCCGTCCGTTGAAGCGGGAGGTGACCACGCTGGTCAGGTACGCGATCGAAAGCGCGCCCGCCGCGAACGCGATCGACGCGCCGAGCACGATCGCGGTTCGATACCTCCGGAAGAAGCCCATGCGCGGAAGATAACAATATCGCGCCGCCGGTATTGCCGGACCGGGGCGCCCGCTCGCCGCGCGGGGCCCTCCCAGCGGTTACACTCTCGCCCGGATGCCGAACCGACACGCTCGCCGGACGCATGCGGAGCCGCGAACCGGCCGCACCGCCGACGCGATCGCCGCCTTTCTCCTCGCGGCCGCGGTCCTGGCCTCCTGGACCGCCGTGGACCCGAAATCGATCGACTCCTACGATCCGCCGAAGGCGATGCTGGCGGCGACCGGAATTGCGCTCGCCGCCGCCGCGGCGCTCGCCTCGCGCGTTCTCCGGCGCGGACTCGAACCTCCCGGGATCTCCCTTCCGGCCGCCCTCCTGCTCGCCGGAGCGGCCGGGGCCGCCGTGTCGGCGCTCGCGAGCCCGCGGCGCGCCGCTTCGCTCGATGCCCTGCGCCTGGCCGCCGTCTTCCTCCTCGCGCTGCCGCTCGGCGCGTCCGAAGCGTACCGGCGCCATCGCGGGAGGATCGTCGCCGTGTTCGGCGCGGCCGCCGCGTTGAACGGGCTCCTCGTCGTCCTCGCGGCCGCACGCATCTGGTCCCCGCTCGTGGTCTACGGCTACTCGGCGCGCTCCGGGCTCGGGGCGCTCGTCGGCAACGCGGGTTACGCCGGAATCGCCCTCGCGCTCGCGGCCGTCACACTCCTTCCGATCGCGGTCCGGGCCGGCCGCGGGAGGGCCTTCGCCATCGCGGCGATCGTGCTCTGCGGGGCCGGCCTTCTCTCGACGCAGAGCCTGTCGGCGGTCGCCGTCGCCGCCGCCGGAACGGCGGTCTACGCGTTTTTCGCCGGCAGCCGGCGCATTCGGATCGGGGTCGCCGCGGCGGCGGCCGTGATCCTTCTCGCCGCCGTCCTCTACCGGCCGATGCGGGTGCGGGTGGCGCGGTTCGTTCGGGCGGCGCGGCAGGGGGAATGGAACGCGGCGTTCACCGCCCGCGCGGCTCCCTGGCTCGCCGCGGCCGAGATGATCCGCGCGCATCCGGCGGGCGGGATCGGCATCGGCAATTTCGGAGCGGAATACGTCCCGGCGAGGATCGCCGCCGAGGCGCGGATCCGGCGCCGGCTCGTCCTGCCCGGAATGCCGACCAATTCCTTCGCGCAGGCGCACAACGATTATCTCGACCTCTTCGCGGCCACGGGGATTCCCGCGGGTCTCTGCGTCGTCGCCGCTTTCGCGGCGCTCCTCGGCCGTCTCGTCCGGCGCGCCCGGGGCGACCCGTCGGCGGCGGGCGCCGCCGCGCTCCTCACCGGAGCGGCCGTGGCCGCGTTCGCGTGGTTTCCGTTCCAGATCGTTCCGACGGCGCTCTGGATCCTGCTCGAATCGGGCCGCGCCGACCGCGCGGTCCGGGAGCGCGCGTGAGGGGCGGACGGCGCGGGGCCGCCGCGCTCGCGGCGATCGCATTCGCGGGAGCGGGAATCGCCGCGGTCGCGCCCGAATGGAAAAAGGGCGCGGCTCTCCGGCGCCTTCGGGAAGGCGAGGCGCTCGTGCTCGCCGCATCCCGCCAGAACGATGCCGTCGCGCGCGCCGCGATCCTTCGCGACGCGGAGGAAGTCCTCGAGGAGGCCGCGGCGGAACTGCCCCACGACCCGCGGCCGCCGTACCTGCTCGGCTCCGCTTCCCGCCTCCGGGGGGACGCGGCCGGAGCCCTGGAGCGCTACCGCCGCTCCCTCGCCATCGAAGAGCGTCCCGAGACGGATCTCAACCTCAGCCGCGCGCACATGGCGGCCGGGCATCCCCGTGCGGCCGAGAAGGACGCGGTGCGCGCCGTCTGGCTGGCGCCGAACCTCCTCCCCGAGCTCCCCGAGGAGGCGCGAATCCCCGTCCGCAACCGCATCTGGCAGCTCACTTCGGACTTGAAGCGCG
This genomic stretch from Thermoanaerobaculia bacterium harbors:
- the uvrA gene encoding excinuclease ABC subunit UvrA, with protein sequence MDALRIRGARQHNLKNLSVDVPRDRLVVLTGVSGSGKSSLAFDTIFAEGQRRYVESLSAYARQFLEQMEKPDVDSIEGLSPAISIDQRATSKNPRSTVGTVTEIYDYLRLLYASIGKPHCPKCGRPIAAQTAQEMIDRALRLPEGTRFSILSPHVVGKKGEYKKQMAQMVREGFLRARVDGRVVDLEAPPELDKQKKHTIEVVVDRLVAKGAADAEYARRLADSIETALRVSGGVVVLLKADGSEDVLSANYACPDCGTSLSEITPRLFSFNSPYGACPKCSGLGTILKADPERLVAEPARSINAGAIALLKPGSTNWRNRQMKQLARHYKFSLDQKFEALPKKAREVILYGSGGDEINFSWVAEKGAYNWRSAYEGLIPMIERRYRETENPDHRAELERYMSVNECPECRGRRLKPEALAVRIEARSIDEIGDLTIGDAIGWFEGLALSPRELEIAGKILKEIRDRLGFMNNVGLGYLNLSRTAATLSGGESQRIHLATQIGSKLTGVLYVLDEPSIGLHQRDNRRLIDTLLSMRDLGNTVLVVEHDEETIRAADHVLDLGPGAGIHGGEIVASGAPEDIPKFPRSLTGKYLSGELQIPVPMLRRPGKGKALAIRRAREHNLKGIDVRFPLGVFTCVTGVSGSGKSTLVNDILYPALARALYASSEKPGRHDRIDGIAEIDKVIDIDQSPIGRTPRSNPATYTNVFNAIRDLMSKTPEARARGYAPGRFSFNVKGGRCEACAGDGQIKIEMHFLPDIYVTCDVCGGKRYNRETLQVAYKGKSIADILALTVEQAYELFRNVPPVANICGTLTDVGLGYITLGQPATTLSGGEAQRIKLARELAKRSTGRTLYLLDEPTTGLHFDDIHKLLSVLHSLTDKGNTVIVIEHNLDVIKTADWIIDLGPEGGEGGGRLLAEGTPEDLADVRESFTGQYLRKILGGSNRKRARG
- a CDS encoding YCF48-related protein produces the protein MAKRLLLAAVVTLAAAASSRAAYNSWTSHGPEGGQITAIAVDPAHPGTVYAGTAFAGVFKSEDGGRDWTIVSTGLTDLHVHALAIDPKNGATLYAGTLEGVYRTTNGGTNWTQINSGLKKNAVVFSIAIDPSDPRTVYVGTNGDDVWKTTDGGAKWLPASTGQSYGVVTAMAIDPVTPQILYAATFSGAYKTTDGGKSWKAINRGLTAQDMFAIAVDPHAPSTVYAGTGLGGAFRTTDAGEHWEPINSGLPSALVQALAVDPSLAQTIYAANGTNGILKSVDGGLHWKPINFGLSRRLVQTLLPDPATPGTLYAGTGSDGVFKTSNGGRRWEATNSGLTGASIGSLAIDPRDSTTLYAGTLGGGIHKSTDAGARWTPINAGIPNNSYVFALVVDPADPAVLYAGTASDGIFKTTNGGKDWSITNRQNESRNVHCIVIDPQNPAVLRAGTTLGGVYKSTDGGRTWTVLNSGLTNTDVLTLSLDPRDDQTLYAGTNEGGVFKTVDGGLHWKGVNVGLPRGAVIFALAIDPKKPDVLYAGTQEGVFRSKSGGSSWAAVNIGLTDTNVFGLAIDPVNPDTLYAGTQHGVFRTSSGGSSWAEFDHGMGPSVVRTLAIEKEGRFLLAGTEQGVFDFQFVAQARPQAAADGAAAVGGGGTN
- a CDS encoding MarC family protein, yielding MLPLWNFGLLAFTSLFTVINPISAAPIFVGMTGDKSAAERRKAALKSSLAAGATLLLFEAAGGLIFSFFGITVPAFQIAGGVLFTMISIRTLNNGREEVEAEAAGADPSIVPLAIPTIAGPGAISTVMALVGQAPNYRHRIALAGAIGAAIAITWLVLLAAPWIVERIGRTGQRIVAKIMGLITCVIGVQFVINGITPVLAGIIKSAR
- a CDS encoding glycosyltransferase family 39 protein — its product is MDRTASAPAADGGPRRAAAGGERDAAWDVAIVAAVLAGLLIRVSAAYVKILWFDEFLAGNLVRHSWRTLLPAIRHEAHPPLYYALLKLWCACFGDGASGLKSLSVVAGTAAVALTAAAVREAFGGAAAAAAAVLVAFSTVQIDQGSEAKPYGMLAFFVALLLWTVVRDRRVGSRGSLLALLAAGVACASTHFYGGVAAGGIACAAIVSAPTRKERLRSALLFAAVAAISAVWLAGALHLDRGAADYIRKIWGRVPVWAPLAASSRVSLPGWRKPYPPMKGRILPDVGPREIAGAAIVLGIALGAAFRRRSRERRGRPADRRFLVWAALALWPGFLALEVALAAVDRPVALVGRSEVVAEIGLAVLVAAAVSRWRRGYLPIPALLAVGLWTVVPQWRPGPGPRGRRWEEVIVRRLQAVVPPGAHVDIVTLGLGRPPFDYYADGDPRLRFISFPKSQNSHPGWAAHSVSAPEIASLPFEAERLIAFLDRELDHGVPVYLVERGDPRNEWLLSALRRDHEVDPVPGAAKWFKRVVRSPRLTAARRERFSLPRGAVLHGTPLRADHFSIEMFSFRPLLATAIMMPRPIAMTTPIAVHPAPMR
- a CDS encoding Lrp/AsnC family transcriptional regulator produces the protein MHVLDALDRTILRLLQDDGAITNAELAARIGLTPTPTLERVRKLEREGFIRKYVALADQAKLGKPVTAFVSVIMKSHGQQTSDAFRKAVARLPEVLECHHIAGEEDFLLKVVAGSPTDYERFVLERLTKIAGIEKVKTTFVLSSPKLETKIPVDAAEEK